A window of the Nitrosococcus wardiae genome harbors these coding sequences:
- a CDS encoding SulP family inorganic anion transporter — MSQDRAQLMGRAAPLLLVILTTAAVATLHLDARGVATVGEIPAGLPQPTLSFLTNPAWRELLLPAFMIALIGYVESVSVAKVLARKRRQKIDPNQELVALGLSNLGAAVAGTMPVAGGFNRSMVNFAAGAQTQFAALITAILVGTVTLWLTPWFYYLPQAVLAAIIIVSVAPLIDLATVRESWRDDRADTLSLATTFGGVLFLGLEGGFVLGVLLSIALYQWRAAKPHIAIVGRVPGTEHYRNIHRHQVETWPELLLVRIDESLYFANAAYLDQFVANAVAERPQLSHLVFLMNAVNHIDLSAIEMLIGLTTGLREAGITVHLAEVKGPVMDRLQQSRLLAELPPGQVFLSTEEAVQALIQKSRSNF, encoded by the coding sequence ATGAGCCAGGACAGGGCTCAGCTCATGGGGCGGGCGGCCCCTTTGCTGCTGGTCATCCTCACCACCGCGGCGGTAGCAACCCTCCATCTCGACGCTCGCGGCGTAGCCACGGTGGGCGAGATTCCGGCCGGTTTGCCGCAACCCACGCTGTCATTCTTAACCAACCCGGCATGGCGTGAGCTGTTGCTGCCCGCATTCATGATCGCCCTCATAGGCTATGTGGAAAGTGTCTCAGTGGCCAAAGTACTGGCCCGCAAGCGCCGCCAGAAGATCGATCCCAACCAGGAACTGGTGGCTTTAGGACTCTCCAATTTGGGCGCTGCAGTGGCGGGAACCATGCCCGTTGCCGGCGGCTTCAACCGTTCCATGGTCAACTTCGCTGCCGGGGCCCAAACCCAGTTCGCCGCGCTCATCACCGCCATTCTTGTCGGCACGGTAACATTGTGGCTTACACCGTGGTTTTACTATTTGCCACAAGCCGTCCTGGCGGCGATTATCATTGTCTCGGTGGCACCACTCATCGATCTGGCCACTGTACGCGAGAGCTGGCGCGACGACCGCGCTGATACACTATCGCTGGCCACCACCTTCGGCGGAGTCCTGTTCTTGGGACTCGAAGGGGGGTTCGTCCTCGGGGTATTATTATCGATAGCGCTGTACCAGTGGCGCGCAGCCAAACCCCACATCGCCATCGTTGGACGGGTACCTGGCACAGAGCATTACCGCAATATTCACCGCCATCAGGTCGAAACTTGGCCTGAACTGCTATTGGTGCGCATTGATGAGTCATTATACTTCGCCAATGCTGCTTATCTCGACCAATTCGTCGCCAATGCCGTAGCAGAACGCCCCCAACTAAGCCATCTGGTATTTCTCATGAATGCGGTGAATCACATTGATTTGTCAGCCATTGAGATGCTCATTGGGCTCACCACTGGGCTCCGGGAGGCAGGTATCACGGTACACCTTGCAGAAGTTAAGGGGCCGGTCATGGACCGCCTGCAGCAGTCCCGCCTCCTTGCCGAACTGCCTCCGGGGCAAGTGTTTCTATCAACCGAAGAAGCGGTGCAGGCGCTCATCCAGAAAAGCCGCTCTAATTTCTAA
- a CDS encoding PH domain-containing protein: MSTILYEANPSMLRMNPFLTVFSILLIPLGIGIIVLLWMYIKTKMDKLTIKTDEIVWAHGLLNKSYTEIHMSSVRTVKVNQSLLQRMLNAGDVVIYTAGDNPEVMIQGLPEPDKIRDYIKGQNE, translated from the coding sequence GTGTCAACCATACTTTATGAAGCGAATCCTTCCATGTTGCGGATGAATCCGTTTCTCACAGTATTTTCTATCTTGCTGATTCCTCTGGGAATCGGAATTATCGTTCTCTTGTGGATGTATATCAAGACCAAGATGGACAAGCTCACCATCAAAACAGACGAGATTGTTTGGGCACACGGCTTATTGAATAAATCTTATACGGAGATCCATATGAGCTCTGTTCGTACGGTCAAGGTCAACCAATCTTTATTGCAAAGAATGTTAAACGCAGGTGATGTGGTGATTTACACTGCCGGGGACAATCCTGAAGTGATGATTCAAGGCTTGCCGGAGCCGGACAAAATCCGTGATTATATCAAGGGTCAGAACGAATGA
- a CDS encoding KamA family radical SAM protein, producing the protein MSKQNIVAISRTKNWPDFGQQRFKVFTARQLEQIPQLQKFSAERRFEMEVVARILPFRVNEYVINELIDWANVPDDPIFQLTIPQRDMLAPEHFDRVASAITGGADRKTLDALIREVRAELNPHPAGQLEDNIPILNGERIEGLQHKYRETVLFFPSSGQVCHSYCTFCFRWAQFVGDKELKIAAKETHQLQAYLRAHPEVTDVLVTGGDPLVMKTRNLRAYLEPLLGEAFAHVKTIRIGTKSLTFWPQRFVTDEDADDLLALFEQIQGAGKHLTLMAHYNHWQELEPAIAREAIRRVRATGAQIRSQGPLLAHINDDADVWMRLWRTQIRLGIIPYYMFVERDTGARNYFEVPLIKAWQIYRDAIQGVSGIGRTARGPSMSAHPGKVEIQGVTEIQGEKAIVLRMIQGRNPDWVQRPFFARYDANATWLDHLRPAFGEEKFFFEQ; encoded by the coding sequence ATGTCTAAGCAAAATATCGTGGCGATTAGCCGCACTAAGAATTGGCCCGATTTTGGCCAGCAGCGTTTCAAGGTGTTTACCGCCCGGCAACTGGAGCAGATACCTCAGTTACAAAAATTTTCCGCCGAACGGCGGTTTGAGATGGAAGTGGTTGCCCGCATTTTACCCTTTCGGGTCAATGAATACGTGATCAATGAATTGATTGATTGGGCAAATGTGCCCGATGACCCCATCTTTCAGTTGACCATTCCGCAGCGGGACATGTTGGCTCCAGAACATTTCGACCGAGTGGCCAGCGCAATTACCGGGGGTGCCGACAGGAAAACCTTGGATGCCCTTATCCGCGAGGTGCGTGCCGAGTTGAATCCCCATCCAGCCGGGCAGCTGGAAGACAATATTCCCATCCTCAATGGGGAGCGGATCGAGGGTTTGCAGCACAAATACCGTGAAACAGTGCTATTTTTCCCCAGTTCCGGTCAGGTGTGCCATAGTTACTGTACTTTCTGTTTTCGCTGGGCCCAGTTTGTCGGCGACAAGGAGTTGAAAATCGCGGCCAAGGAGACCCACCAGTTGCAAGCCTACCTGCGAGCGCACCCGGAAGTGACAGATGTGCTGGTTACCGGGGGCGACCCATTGGTGATGAAAACCCGTAATTTGCGAGCCTACCTTGAACCTTTACTGGGCGAGGCATTTGCCCATGTAAAAACCATCCGCATTGGCACCAAGTCCCTGACCTTCTGGCCCCAACGCTTTGTCACCGATGAGGATGCCGATGATTTGTTGGCCCTATTTGAACAGATTCAAGGGGCCGGTAAACACCTGACGTTGATGGCCCACTATAACCACTGGCAGGAACTGGAACCGGCCATCGCCCGGGAAGCCATTCGCCGGGTGCGCGCCACCGGCGCCCAAATTCGTTCCCAGGGGCCATTGCTGGCGCACATTAACGATGACGCCGATGTGTGGATGCGCCTGTGGAGAACTCAGATCAGACTGGGTATTATCCCCTACTACATGTTTGTGGAGCGGGATACCGGTGCACGGAATTACTTTGAAGTGCCCCTGATCAAGGCTTGGCAGATTTACCGTGATGCGATCCAGGGGGTTTCAGGGATTGGCCGCACTGCGCGGGGCCCTTCGATGAGCGCTCACCCTGGTAAAGTGGAGATTCAGGGGGTTACCGAGATTCAGGGTGAAAAGGCGATTGTTCTGCGGATGATCCAAGGGCGTAACCCGGATTGGGTACAACGTCCGTTTTTTGCCCGCTACGATGCCAATGCTACCTGGCTTGACCATCTGCGACCGGCCTTCGGTGAAGAGAAATTCTTTTTTGAACAATAA
- a CDS encoding hemin-degrading factor → MLRTQWRHDQEKPRVCLPRKAAHGDVSEVEVLAASCGKTVTRLCGLRDLIKELPQLGKVRVVTGNRHVVQEKVSQYQAIKLFDSHGRVQGDAIDLRLFLNHWHYGFAVKEKWDDGFRHSLQFFDRDGVGVHKVYLTRDSHWEAYENLIAYYRSADQRPRQSVAPVPRPLFCADEEIDMALLRQSWCALQDIHDLPALFKNFGMTRIQGLRLVGADLATPVVLPDLQVFMKVLRETALPLSFHVGNGGVVQIHTGMVKQVGITGLWLTALDTDFTLYLRGTGIASAWILRKPGEGGTLSCLELYNWAGENVLQIFSPSQPGQVEYGIWQGLLAALETASISECSLLLTG, encoded by the coding sequence ATGTTGAGAACGCAATGGCGGCATGACCAAGAAAAGCCCAGGGTTTGCCTTCCAAGAAAAGCTGCCCATGGGGATGTCAGTGAAGTTGAAGTTTTGGCAGCCTCTTGCGGAAAAACGGTCACTCGCTTATGTGGTCTGCGGGATTTAATTAAGGAGTTACCCCAACTAGGGAAGGTGAGGGTGGTAACGGGTAATCGCCACGTGGTCCAGGAGAAAGTAAGCCAATACCAGGCCATTAAATTATTCGATTCTCATGGGCGGGTACAGGGTGACGCCATCGATTTACGCTTGTTTCTCAACCATTGGCATTATGGTTTTGCCGTTAAAGAGAAATGGGATGATGGCTTTCGCCATAGTTTACAGTTCTTTGATCGAGATGGTGTTGGCGTGCATAAGGTTTACCTGACCAGGGACAGTCATTGGGAAGCCTATGAAAACTTAATAGCCTATTACCGCAGCGCCGATCAAAGACCCCGGCAGTCAGTAGCGCCGGTGCCCCGGCCTCTTTTTTGCGCCGACGAAGAAATTGACATGGCTTTACTCCGACAGTCATGGTGCGCTCTTCAGGATATCCATGATCTTCCGGCGCTTTTTAAAAATTTTGGGATGACTCGGATTCAAGGTTTGCGTTTGGTCGGCGCTGACCTAGCCACTCCCGTTGTCTTGCCTGATTTGCAAGTATTCATGAAGGTGTTGCGGGAGACAGCGTTGCCCTTGAGCTTTCATGTGGGCAATGGGGGGGTGGTGCAAATCCATACAGGAATGGTCAAGCAGGTGGGGATCACGGGCCTTTGGCTGACTGCCTTAGATACTGATTTTACCCTCTACTTACGAGGAACCGGGATTGCCAGTGCCTGGATCCTGCGTAAGCCGGGGGAGGGAGGTACGTTGTCCTGCCTGGAGCTGTATAATTGGGCAGGAGAAAATGTGCTGCAGATCTTTAGTCCCTCCCAGCCAGGACAGGTTGAGTATGGGATCTGGCAAGGGTTGTTGGCAGCGTTGGAAACCGCATCAATTTCAGAGTGCAGTCTATTACTCACAGGATAA
- a CDS encoding cytochrome c/FTR1 family iron permease has product MGLTIPSLRKWLGGLALLIGLMGYGGVGSAEVAAGRAQTALHMLDYISVDYPEFIQDGQVLNVEEYQEQLEFAHEVLGIVEQLPTTPQKSEIAEQAHQLLALIQNKAPGERVATAANELRWEIIRIYQIEIAPQQAPNLEAGEALYQARCATCHGVEGYGDGPAAQGLEPEPTNFHNQARQEQRSIYSLFSTITLGVPGTAMPSFQQPLSEQQRWALAFYVSTFATASEERKAGAALWQQGLGKEIFPDLQALTSQTPREVSAQHGEEARQVLAYLRSEPALLRPQESPLNLSLKRLEQSLEAYREGDNERAQQLAVEAYLEGFELVEASLNTLDSTLRTHIEREMMAYRALLREGAPIAALQAEQKALQELLGQAQKRLEETQLSPTAIALSALAIILREGLEAVLIVGAIISLLIRSGRRDALMYVHLGWIPALVLGVATWFAATYFISISGASRELTEGIAALVAAIILLYVGFWLHGKAYAKGWRAFIAKQVRGVLNKRTLWALALLSFLAVYREVFETVLFYQALWAQAGSEGQGAVLGGFGVGVVVLLIVSGLIFYYSVRLPIKLFFGVTSGLLALLAVILTGKGVGALQEAGMIPVHPVAFPSLPALGVYPNWQVLLLQGILLVAVVVGFAYTHITSRRLPAADNA; this is encoded by the coding sequence ATGGGATTGACGATACCCTCTTTAAGAAAGTGGCTTGGCGGGTTAGCTTTGCTCATCGGTCTGATGGGATACGGTGGAGTGGGCAGTGCTGAGGTTGCAGCAGGCCGGGCACAGACGGCTTTGCATATGTTGGACTATATTAGCGTGGACTATCCTGAGTTCATCCAGGACGGCCAGGTGCTGAATGTAGAAGAGTATCAGGAGCAGCTCGAGTTTGCCCATGAAGTTTTGGGAATCGTTGAGCAATTACCCACAACGCCTCAAAAAAGCGAGATAGCAGAACAAGCCCATCAGCTCCTAGCATTGATTCAAAACAAAGCCCCTGGAGAAAGGGTAGCCACCGCAGCTAATGAATTACGCTGGGAGATTATCCGGATCTATCAAATTGAAATTGCCCCTCAACAAGCGCCCAATTTAGAAGCAGGCGAAGCCCTTTACCAGGCCCGCTGCGCGACTTGTCATGGGGTTGAGGGTTATGGGGATGGTCCGGCCGCCCAGGGTTTAGAACCGGAACCAACTAATTTTCACAATCAGGCGCGTCAAGAGCAGCGCAGTATTTATAGCCTTTTCAGCACCATCACCTTAGGGGTGCCCGGCACGGCGATGCCCAGCTTCCAGCAGCCTTTGAGTGAGCAGCAGCGCTGGGCGCTGGCCTTTTATGTGAGCACCTTTGCCACCGCTTCAGAGGAGCGAAAGGCGGGAGCTGCTCTATGGCAACAGGGGCTTGGCAAGGAAATCTTCCCCGATTTGCAAGCCCTGACTAGTCAAACGCCCCGGGAGGTAAGTGCCCAGCATGGGGAAGAGGCCCGTCAGGTGTTAGCCTATTTGCGTAGTGAGCCTGCCCTTCTACGCCCCCAAGAATCGCCACTGAACTTGAGTTTGAAACGCCTTGAACAGAGCCTCGAAGCCTACCGGGAAGGCGATAATGAGCGGGCTCAGCAATTGGCGGTAGAAGCCTATTTGGAAGGTTTCGAACTGGTGGAGGCGAGCTTGAATACCTTGGACTCCACCCTGCGGACCCACATTGAGAGGGAAATGATGGCCTATCGGGCATTGCTTCGGGAAGGTGCGCCGATAGCGGCACTGCAAGCCGAACAAAAAGCATTGCAAGAGCTATTGGGTCAAGCCCAGAAACGGCTGGAGGAGACCCAACTTTCCCCCACGGCCATTGCATTGAGTGCCTTGGCCATTATCTTGCGAGAAGGGTTGGAAGCGGTCCTGATTGTGGGGGCCATTATTTCCTTGTTGATTCGATCCGGACGGCGTGATGCGTTGATGTATGTGCATTTAGGTTGGATTCCTGCGTTGGTGTTGGGGGTGGCGACTTGGTTTGCAGCCACTTATTTCATTTCTATTAGCGGGGCCAGCCGGGAGCTGACCGAAGGTATTGCCGCCTTGGTGGCTGCCATCATTTTGCTTTATGTGGGATTTTGGTTGCATGGCAAAGCCTATGCGAAGGGTTGGCGGGCATTTATTGCCAAACAGGTGAGGGGCGTTTTGAATAAACGGACTCTATGGGCGCTGGCCTTGTTATCCTTTCTGGCGGTTTACCGGGAGGTTTTCGAGACAGTGTTGTTTTACCAAGCCTTGTGGGCCCAAGCGGGTTCGGAGGGGCAGGGGGCAGTGCTTGGTGGATTTGGTGTCGGGGTGGTGGTACTGCTGATTGTCAGTGGATTAATTTTTTACTATAGCGTTCGGCTGCCGATTAAACTCTTCTTCGGGGTCACTTCTGGGTTGTTAGCGCTACTAGCAGTGATTTTGACCGGAAAAGGAGTTGGTGCCCTGCAAGAAGCGGGAATGATTCCGGTGCATCCGGTAGCCTTTCCAAGTCTGCCCGCGCTCGGTGTTTATCCCAACTGGCAGGTGTTGCTCCTGCAAGGGATTTTGCTAGTAGCCGTTGTGGTAGGTTTTGCTTATACCCATATCACTTCTCGGCGGCTACCGGCGGCAGATAATGCTTAA
- a CDS encoding class I SAM-dependent methyltransferase, whose amino-acid sequence MNDSSREVVPKTRGAVLKWQAPFYDAECALVGLRKKFRRETLRYARLSPGKQVLDVGCGTGVLTQLAAEEVGPSGAVVGIDPSVPMITLARKKAARSGSQAQFKLGIVEDLSFENRRFDVVLSSLMIHHLPAGLKREGLSEIYRVLKSGGRLLAVDFDRPGHPLWWLLLWPQLFMPAVAVHVRGEIPDYLSAAGFRQVQPVGRWFNLLTFWEAKK is encoded by the coding sequence ATGAATGATTCAAGCCGGGAAGTGGTGCCCAAAACCCGGGGAGCCGTGCTGAAATGGCAGGCACCGTTTTATGATGCAGAATGCGCCCTGGTGGGTTTGAGAAAGAAGTTTCGACGGGAGACGCTGCGCTATGCTCGGCTGAGCCCTGGCAAGCAAGTTCTGGATGTGGGGTGCGGGACGGGGGTGTTAACCCAATTGGCGGCGGAGGAAGTAGGTCCTTCCGGGGCGGTGGTGGGGATTGATCCTTCTGTTCCCATGATTACCTTGGCCAGGAAAAAAGCGGCCCGTTCCGGGAGCCAGGCTCAGTTCAAGTTGGGGATTGTAGAGGATCTCTCTTTTGAGAATAGGCGCTTTGATGTGGTGTTATCTAGCTTGATGATACACCACTTGCCTGCAGGGTTGAAACGAGAGGGATTGAGTGAAATTTATCGTGTCCTCAAGTCTGGTGGGCGCCTGTTGGCGGTAGATTTTGACCGGCCAGGTCACCCTTTATGGTGGTTGCTGCTATGGCCTCAGTTGTTCATGCCTGCTGTCGCTGTCCATGTGCGTGGTGAAATTCCGGATTATTTGTCCGCGGCGGGTTTTCGCCAGGTACAGCCGGTGGGGCGATGGTTCAATTTATTGACATTCTGGGAAGCTAAAAAGTAA
- a CDS encoding FAD-dependent oxidoreductase: MRNSRGHAVVIGASIAGLLAARVLQNHFQRVTLVDKDIETPSPRKGVPQGRHGHVLLANGTTVLAKQFPELFADLVAQGSTVVDISTEELQWFHHGAWRLPPSTKILGYSQTRPFLEWHLKRHLALHHPVQFLTATSVVGLQTDAQKQRVTGVRIRPKNKGTVATLAADMVIDASGRGSRTPKWREALGYPRPEETRVGIYLGYGSRLYQPPPDFKSDWKILAVYPQAPSSTKFGVIFPVEGTRLGTLPSPC; the protein is encoded by the coding sequence ATGAGAAATTCCCGTGGTCATGCGGTGGTCATCGGAGCCAGTATTGCTGGCTTGCTGGCGGCTCGAGTTCTCCAAAACCATTTCCAGCGGGTCACCCTGGTGGACAAGGATATTGAAACACCAAGCCCACGAAAGGGAGTCCCCCAAGGGCGGCACGGCCATGTTCTGTTGGCAAACGGCACCACTGTGCTCGCCAAGCAATTTCCTGAACTCTTCGCAGATTTAGTAGCACAAGGCAGCACTGTGGTCGATATCTCTACTGAAGAGCTCCAGTGGTTCCATCATGGCGCCTGGAGACTGCCGCCAAGCACCAAAATTCTTGGATATTCACAAACCCGCCCGTTTCTTGAGTGGCATCTAAAACGCCACTTGGCATTGCATCACCCTGTTCAGTTTCTCACTGCTACCTCGGTCGTCGGATTACAGACCGATGCTCAGAAACAACGCGTCACCGGAGTCCGCATTCGACCTAAAAACAAGGGAACCGTGGCAACCCTGGCGGCAGATATGGTCATCGATGCCAGCGGTCGAGGCAGCAGAACTCCGAAATGGCGGGAAGCATTGGGCTATCCTAGACCGGAGGAAACTAGAGTGGGAATCTATCTGGGGTATGGAAGTCGACTCTACCAACCACCTCCAGATTTTAAATCTGACTGGAAAATTCTAGCTGTCTATCCCCAAGCCCCCTCCAGCACTAAGTTTGGCGTTATTTTCCCTGTGGAAGGAACACGACTTGGAACGTTACCCTCCCCATGCTGA
- a CDS encoding SulP family inorganic anion transporter — protein MTQQNSTRPPYEQWLPALEWLRHYRRATFSDDLTAGIITAILLVPQGMAYAVLAGLPPEVGLYASVAPPLLLYVLTGTSRAMSVGPVSVAAILVAETLATTDQTAGDGSYLAGAILLAALSGAALLLLGALRLGALANFLSHPVLSGFTSAAALIIIASQLGNLTGIPLARGDLWHTLEGLATHALDANGPTLAIGVGTILALLGLRGPVAWSNCLAGTA, from the coding sequence ATGACCCAACAAAACTCAACCCGTCCGCCCTACGAGCAATGGCTACCCGCACTCGAGTGGCTACGCCACTATCGACGGGCAACTTTTAGCGATGACCTCACCGCCGGCATCATCACCGCTATTTTGCTGGTACCCCAGGGCATGGCCTACGCCGTACTCGCAGGGCTACCCCCGGAGGTGGGCCTGTACGCCAGCGTGGCGCCCCCCCTCCTCCTCTATGTGCTGACCGGCACCAGCCGCGCCATGTCGGTAGGTCCTGTATCGGTTGCGGCGATTCTGGTGGCTGAAACGCTAGCCACGACTGACCAGACAGCCGGCGATGGGAGCTACCTGGCGGGCGCCATCCTGCTGGCGGCACTGTCTGGCGCAGCGTTGCTCCTACTGGGCGCACTGCGCCTAGGAGCGCTTGCTAATTTCCTCAGTCATCCGGTGCTTTCCGGCTTTACCAGCGCCGCTGCCCTTATCATTATTGCCAGCCAGCTTGGTAATCTCACCGGCATCCCCCTTGCGCGGGGCGACCTCTGGCACACGCTCGAAGGGTTGGCGACCCACGCCCTCGACGCCAACGGACCGACCCTCGCCATCGGGGTGGGCACCATCCTGGCACTTCTAGGGCTGCGCGGCCCCGTGGCGTGGTCAAACTGCTTAGCCGGCACGGCATGA
- a CDS encoding phosphoenolpyruvate--protein phosphotransferase → MLYTTTEIQLKGIPLSPGVAWGRACFYSEATPFLALGHREAVDEAGRLHETLTWMVKRLEALAQEAEAKLDSGMADVFRMQRMILEDPNLQQRLFAFIEHQGLDAERAVERQLEQYQIQLQALETEYLRQRAADIAEIKQGLLDHLRRATPFLRCKDVAHCEMGECRLKNDHIVIASQLTAHLLIEADGQVKGFLVEKGGGHSHAAILARALGLPVIGGIQHPHQTIPPDTEILINGDTGKVILNPSAKTRHRRTRQVQPKPPRIGPIPELQVMVNIDTPADLQEALTVAAEGIGLYRTETEILMKGRLLTETEQEARYTEVVKAMAGRPVYIRLLDLGADKAAPWLRLPPEENPALGCRGARLLLSHPEILKDQARALARASIHGPIHVIYPMLTDRDQFHKLRALFDSALAGLPSETLLHGIMFEIPSACLQAGQLFQEIDFGCIGTNDLVQYLFAADRTNNHTGYNALLNHPVLWELIQELAKTAQATAKPLSLCGEVGGNVHFTQKIIAAGIQVVSANPKQVFAVRQAAQRVILKN, encoded by the coding sequence ATGCTTTATACCACCACAGAAATCCAGCTCAAGGGTATCCCGCTTTCACCTGGGGTCGCCTGGGGACGCGCCTGCTTCTATAGCGAAGCCACACCTTTCCTTGCACTTGGTCATCGAGAAGCGGTCGATGAAGCAGGCCGCCTTCATGAGACCCTAACGTGGATGGTAAAACGCCTAGAAGCCCTCGCCCAGGAAGCCGAAGCGAAGTTGGATTCGGGAATGGCAGATGTCTTTCGAATGCAGCGGATGATCCTGGAAGACCCAAACCTGCAGCAACGCCTTTTCGCCTTCATTGAACATCAGGGATTAGACGCCGAACGGGCAGTAGAGAGGCAACTAGAGCAATATCAAATCCAACTACAGGCCTTAGAAACGGAATACTTGCGACAGCGCGCTGCGGATATTGCTGAAATTAAACAAGGATTGCTGGATCATCTTCGCAGGGCAACCCCCTTTCTTCGCTGCAAAGACGTGGCCCACTGTGAGATGGGGGAGTGTCGTCTTAAAAATGACCATATTGTGATTGCCTCTCAGCTCACTGCCCACTTGCTTATTGAGGCGGATGGCCAGGTCAAAGGCTTTCTGGTAGAAAAAGGAGGGGGCCACTCCCACGCAGCCATCCTAGCCCGCGCTTTAGGCCTGCCGGTTATCGGCGGTATTCAGCACCCTCACCAAACCATTCCTCCCGATACGGAAATTTTAATCAATGGCGATACCGGAAAAGTTATCCTAAATCCGTCTGCAAAAACCCGCCACCGGAGGACCCGTCAGGTCCAACCTAAACCGCCGAGAATCGGTCCCATTCCCGAACTTCAGGTCATGGTTAATATCGACACCCCGGCTGATCTTCAGGAAGCGCTCACGGTCGCTGCAGAAGGAATCGGACTGTATCGCACAGAAACAGAGATCCTCATGAAAGGACGTTTGCTCACCGAGACAGAGCAGGAAGCCCGCTACACCGAGGTGGTGAAAGCAATGGCTGGACGGCCCGTGTATATCCGCCTATTAGACTTGGGAGCCGATAAAGCAGCCCCTTGGCTAAGGTTGCCTCCCGAGGAGAATCCGGCGTTAGGATGTCGTGGTGCCCGCCTCTTACTCTCCCATCCCGAAATCCTTAAGGATCAGGCACGCGCGCTGGCCCGGGCCTCTATTCATGGGCCCATTCACGTGATTTACCCTATGCTCACTGATCGGGATCAGTTCCATAAACTGCGTGCCCTCTTCGACTCGGCCCTAGCAGGCCTGCCTTCAGAGACCTTACTCCATGGGATCATGTTTGAAATCCCCTCTGCTTGCCTGCAAGCGGGGCAACTATTCCAAGAAATCGACTTCGGCTGCATTGGCACCAACGATTTGGTGCAATACCTCTTCGCCGCCGACCGAACCAATAACCATACAGGATACAATGCCCTACTTAACCATCCCGTATTGTGGGAACTCATACAGGAGCTTGCAAAAACAGCCCAGGCAACGGCGAAACCTCTCTCCTTATGCGGAGAGGTTGGAGGTAATGTGCATTTTACCCAAAAGATTATCGCGGCAGGCATTCAGGTAGTCAGCGCTAACCCTAAACAAGTTTTTGCGGTAAGGCAGGCAGCTCAAAGAGTAATCCTTAAAAATTAA
- a CDS encoding transcriptional regulator codes for MYRKELIKILLNNPMSVHELAVAMEEPIKEVRDDLQHLQKSLRHSPYQIEITPAKCNQCGFVFHRDKMSKPSRCPQCKGSWISAPLIGVREK; via the coding sequence ATGTACCGAAAAGAACTTATCAAGATTCTGCTGAACAATCCCATGTCAGTGCATGAACTGGCAGTGGCGATGGAAGAACCTATCAAAGAAGTAAGGGATGATCTCCAGCATCTACAAAAATCGTTGCGCCATAGTCCCTACCAAATCGAGATTACCCCGGCGAAATGCAATCAATGCGGTTTTGTGTTTCACCGGGATAAGATGTCAAAACCAAGCAGGTGCCCCCAGTGCAAGGGGAGCTGGATCAGTGCCCCCCTGATCGGGGTCAGAGAAAAATAA
- a CDS encoding DUF1523 family protein, whose amino-acid sequence MGSLVALISYHWPRTALFRVVDTEVKRIDNNDQYRITAIRQKDDKRMVFRNEDAWHRLKFNSADIQGDAAIAERENLVVEMTYYGWRSNFLSWFWNVSDLEVLREKTRNLPQQE is encoded by the coding sequence ATGGGGAGCCTCGTTGCTCTGATTAGCTACCACTGGCCTAGAACTGCACTTTTCCGGGTTGTAGATACTGAGGTCAAACGCATCGACAACAACGACCAGTACCGCATCACCGCTATCCGCCAAAAGGACGACAAGCGAATGGTATTCCGCAACGAGGATGCTTGGCATCGGCTTAAGTTCAACAGCGCTGACATTCAAGGCGATGCGGCAATTGCAGAACGGGAAAATCTGGTGGTGGAAATGACCTATTATGGCTGGCGTAGCAACTTCTTGTCGTGGTTCTGGAATGTCAGCGATCTGGAAGTCTTGCGAGAGAAGACAAGGAACCTACCGCAACAAGAATAG